One window from the genome of Micromonospora aurantiaca ATCC 27029 encodes:
- the pstA gene encoding phosphate ABC transporter permease PstA, translating into MTTTLTPRRPRPPAQPATLRARRLPAYAAPAIAVAALLLAAALVYGAGIGGPVLVVVVGALFYLAGLFAAANAVEGRRSARNRTWSALIHSAFVLAVLPLASVVWTLVSKGSERLDANFFGTSMNNIGSRDANGGAYHAIVGTLQQVGIATLITVPLGVLCAIYIVEYGRGRFAFTIRFFVDVMTGIPSIVTGLFVLAFWVLVVSPWFNDGRPGFSGFAAALALSVLMLPTVVRSTEEMLRLVPAPLREGAYALGVPKWKTILRVVLPTALPGIVTGIMLAIARAAGETAPVLLVAGGGAAINFNPFENNQSSLALFVYQQAGEASKYSPARAWTAALTLVALVLVLTVAAKLLARRNRLGR; encoded by the coding sequence ATGACCACTACCCTCACCCCCCGCCGCCCGCGCCCGCCGGCCCAGCCGGCCACGCTGCGGGCGAGGCGGCTTCCCGCGTACGCCGCTCCGGCCATCGCCGTCGCGGCGCTGCTGCTCGCGGCGGCCCTGGTGTACGGCGCCGGCATCGGCGGCCCGGTCCTGGTCGTGGTGGTCGGCGCGCTGTTCTACCTGGCCGGTCTGTTCGCCGCGGCCAACGCGGTGGAGGGACGCCGGTCGGCCCGCAACCGCACCTGGAGCGCGCTGATCCACTCCGCGTTCGTGCTGGCGGTGCTGCCGCTGGCCTCGGTGGTCTGGACGCTTGTCAGCAAGGGCTCCGAGCGGCTGGACGCCAACTTCTTCGGCACCTCGATGAACAACATCGGGTCGCGGGACGCCAACGGCGGCGCGTACCACGCGATCGTCGGCACGTTGCAGCAGGTGGGCATCGCCACCCTGATCACGGTGCCGCTCGGCGTGCTCTGCGCGATCTACATCGTCGAGTACGGCCGGGGCCGGTTCGCGTTCACCATCCGCTTCTTCGTGGACGTGATGACCGGCATCCCGTCGATCGTCACCGGCCTGTTCGTGCTGGCCTTCTGGGTGCTGGTCGTCTCGCCGTGGTTCAACGACGGCCGGCCGGGCTTCTCCGGCTTCGCCGCCGCGCTGGCGCTGAGCGTGCTGATGCTGCCCACAGTGGTCCGCTCCACCGAGGAGATGCTCCGGCTGGTGCCGGCGCCGCTGCGCGAGGGCGCGTACGCCCTGGGCGTACCGAAGTGGAAGACCATCCTGCGGGTCGTGCTGCCGACCGCGCTGCCCGGCATCGTCACCGGCATCATGCTCGCCATCGCGCGGGCCGCCGGTGAGACCGCCCCGGTGCTGCTCGTCGCCGGCGGCGGCGCGGCGATCAACTTCAACCCGTTCGAGAACAACCAGTCGTCGCTGGCCCTCTTCGTATACCAGCAGGCCGGCGAGGCGTCGAAGTACTCGCCGGCACGGGCGTGGACCGCGGCGCTGACCCTGGTCGCCCTCGTCCTCGTCCTCACCGTCGCGGCGAAGTTGCTGGCCCGTCGTAACCGGCTCGGCCGATGA
- a CDS encoding DUF402 domain-containing protein: MPSDVVRVIYRKYDGSAHRDYPARRLAEDDLGVWLGVPAGTESVYHGRPSVEQIPFVLLVPHHGWWTGMFNPPPRTSEVYCDIATPARWEGEETVHLIDLDLDVVRRRETGLVELRDEDEFAVHRARWGYPDDVVTEAEAASRWLLGALGDGTEPFATSYRKWLALVV, from the coding sequence ATGCCGAGCGATGTGGTCCGCGTGATCTACCGCAAGTACGACGGCAGCGCACACCGCGACTACCCGGCCCGCCGGCTCGCCGAGGACGATCTCGGCGTCTGGCTCGGCGTGCCCGCCGGCACCGAGTCCGTCTACCACGGCCGCCCGTCGGTCGAGCAGATCCCGTTCGTCCTGCTGGTGCCGCACCACGGGTGGTGGACCGGCATGTTCAACCCGCCGCCGCGCACCAGCGAGGTCTACTGCGACATCGCCACCCCGGCCCGCTGGGAGGGTGAGGAGACGGTCCACCTGATCGACCTCGACCTGGACGTGGTGCGCCGCCGTGAGACCGGCCTGGTCGAGCTGCGCGACGAGGACGAGTTCGCCGTGCACCGGGCCCGCTGGGGCTACCCGGACGACGTGGTCACCGAGGCCGAGGCCGCGTCCCGCTGGCTGCTCGGCGCGCTCGGTGACGGCACCGAGCCGTTCGCCACGTCGTACCGGAAATGGCTCGCACTGGTGGTCTGA
- the sigJ gene encoding RNA polymerase sigma factor SigJ — MDELAGEFEAERGRLLAVAQRMLGSRSEAEDAVQETWLRFSGALSDPGERARVRDLRGWLITTCSRICLDVLRSARVRREAYPGQWLPEPMVTAAPAADGFAPDPAERAVRADQLGTALLVVLERLTPEQRVAFVLHDVFAVPFSDVADVLAVTPEAARQLASRARRAVHGPDAPRHSADLAEQRRVLAAFAAAVESGELEQLVRVLAPDVVSIGDAGGHFPAGRRPVVGVESVGRLLLGLYGQARQRGGLRGRPVLVDGTLGWQTEFFHRDGRTIRMVTSFAIHEGRVTGVFNQLNPAKVGELPPLGPDAAWPPRW; from the coding sequence GTGGACGAGCTTGCGGGGGAGTTCGAGGCGGAACGAGGGCGTCTCCTGGCGGTCGCGCAACGGATGCTGGGCAGCCGCAGCGAGGCCGAGGACGCGGTGCAGGAGACCTGGCTTCGCTTCTCCGGCGCGCTGAGCGACCCGGGGGAGCGCGCCCGCGTACGCGATCTGCGGGGCTGGCTCATCACCACCTGTTCCCGGATCTGCCTGGACGTGCTCCGCTCCGCCCGGGTGCGCCGGGAGGCGTACCCGGGTCAGTGGCTCCCCGAGCCGATGGTGACAGCGGCGCCGGCGGCGGACGGGTTCGCGCCCGACCCGGCCGAGCGGGCGGTACGGGCCGACCAGCTCGGCACCGCGCTGCTGGTGGTGCTGGAACGGCTGACGCCGGAGCAGCGGGTGGCGTTCGTGCTGCACGACGTGTTCGCGGTGCCGTTCTCCGACGTGGCGGACGTGCTCGCGGTGACACCGGAGGCGGCCCGTCAGCTGGCGTCGCGCGCCCGCCGGGCGGTGCACGGGCCGGACGCGCCCCGGCACAGCGCCGACCTGGCCGAGCAGCGGCGGGTGCTCGCCGCGTTCGCCGCTGCGGTGGAGTCGGGTGAGCTGGAGCAGCTGGTCCGCGTGCTCGCCCCGGACGTGGTGTCGATCGGCGACGCCGGCGGCCACTTCCCGGCCGGTCGCCGGCCGGTGGTCGGTGTGGAGTCGGTCGGCCGCCTGCTGCTCGGCCTCTACGGCCAGGCCCGGCAGCGGGGTGGCCTGCGCGGACGCCCGGTGCTGGTGGACGGCACGCTGGGATGGCAGACGGAGTTCTTCCACCGGGACGGGCGAACCATTCGGATGGTCACCTCGTTCGCGATCCACGAGGGGCGGGTCACCGGCGTGTTCAACCAGCTCAACCCGGCCAAGGTCGGCGAGCTGCCGCCGCTGGGGCCGGACGCCGCCTGGCCGCCGCGCTGGTGA
- the pstC gene encoding phosphate ABC transporter permease subunit PstC: MGDTPHRSAHAGTGGNPVTTSHERPAGASARVAERPGNPGRPDGGLGGGGALPRARAFGAERAFRGLTLAAGTTVLVVIAAIAIFLIAKAVPALRANTESFWTFEGWFPNDDPPQFGIGALAFGTVLSSLLALLMAVPVALGIALYLSHYAPRRLGNALGFLIDLLAAVPSVVFGLWGRDYFAQPVADLSAWLNRYFGWIPIFGDGPYGNSILLGSVVLAIMVLPIVTSLSREVFRQTPTANEEAALALGATRWEMIRTAVLPYGRPGVIAAVMLGLGRALGETIALALTLGSTYAISFNILQSGGNSIAANIANRFAEANDTGRGALIASGLVLFAITLIVNITARAIIHRRREFTESAA, encoded by the coding sequence ATGGGTGACACCCCTCACCGCTCGGCCCACGCCGGCACCGGCGGGAACCCCGTGACCACGAGTCACGAGCGACCCGCCGGTGCCTCGGCGCGTGTGGCCGAGCGCCCCGGTAACCCGGGCCGCCCCGACGGTGGCCTCGGCGGCGGCGGCGCCCTCCCCCGGGCCCGCGCCTTCGGCGCGGAACGGGCGTTCCGCGGCCTGACCCTGGCCGCCGGCACCACGGTCCTGGTGGTCATCGCGGCCATCGCGATCTTCCTGATCGCCAAGGCCGTCCCGGCGCTGCGGGCCAACACCGAGTCGTTCTGGACGTTCGAGGGCTGGTTCCCGAACGACGACCCGCCGCAGTTCGGCATCGGCGCGCTCGCCTTCGGTACGGTCCTGAGCTCGCTGCTGGCGCTGCTCATGGCGGTGCCGGTCGCGCTGGGCATCGCCCTGTACCTGTCGCACTACGCGCCCCGGCGGCTCGGCAACGCCCTGGGCTTCCTGATCGACCTGCTGGCCGCCGTGCCGAGCGTCGTGTTCGGCCTCTGGGGCCGGGACTACTTCGCCCAGCCGGTCGCCGACCTGTCCGCGTGGCTGAACAGGTACTTCGGCTGGATCCCGATCTTCGGCGACGGCCCGTACGGCAACTCGATCCTGCTCGGCTCGGTGGTGCTCGCCATCATGGTGCTGCCGATCGTCACCTCGCTGTCCCGCGAGGTGTTCCGGCAGACCCCGACCGCCAACGAGGAGGCCGCGCTCGCGCTCGGCGCCACCCGCTGGGAGATGATCCGCACCGCGGTCCTCCCGTACGGGCGGCCCGGCGTCATCGCCGCGGTGATGCTCGGCCTGGGCCGGGCGCTCGGCGAGACCATCGCGCTGGCGCTCACGCTCGGCTCCACGTACGCCATCTCGTTCAACATCCTGCAGAGCGGCGGCAACTCGATCGCCGCGAACATCGCCAACCGGTTCGCCGAGGCGAACGACACCGGCCGGGGCGCACTCATCGCCTCCGGCCTGGTGCTGTTCGCGATCACGCTGATCGTCAACATCACCGCGCGGGCGATCATCCACCGGCGGCGCGAGTTCACGGAGTCGGCCGCATGA
- a CDS encoding Gfo/Idh/MocA family protein, which yields MTRWGILATGNIAARFAEDLRLVPDAELVAVGSRTRESAELFARRHDVPRAYASWAELAADPDLDAIYVATPHAAHHEAALACLAGGRAVLVEKPCTLDLPTTTELVETARARGLFLMEAMWMRTNPLILRVLELIRDGAIGEVTHVRADFGVAGPFPPEHRMRARTLGGGALLDLGVYPLSLAHLVLGVPQHVQAWAKLTPEAVDENTGMVLGWDSGAVATLSCGMVGATEISASITGTTGRIDLPELFFRPAHVVLHRAGAEPETIPADLTGGGYQYEAIEVQRCLAAGLTESPLVPHSATLEVMGLIDDIKARIGVSYA from the coding sequence ATGACGCGTTGGGGAATCCTGGCCACCGGAAACATCGCCGCCCGCTTCGCCGAGGATCTGCGGCTGGTGCCGGACGCCGAGCTGGTCGCGGTCGGCTCGCGTACCCGGGAGAGCGCCGAACTGTTCGCGCGCCGGCACGACGTGCCGCGGGCGTACGCCTCGTGGGCGGAACTGGCCGCGGACCCGGACCTGGACGCGATCTACGTGGCGACGCCGCACGCCGCGCACCACGAGGCGGCGCTCGCCTGCCTGGCCGGCGGCAGGGCCGTGCTGGTGGAGAAGCCGTGCACGCTGGACCTGCCGACCACCACCGAGCTGGTGGAGACGGCCCGCGCCCGAGGGCTGTTCCTCATGGAGGCCATGTGGATGCGGACGAACCCGCTGATCCTGCGGGTGCTGGAGCTGATCCGGGACGGCGCGATCGGTGAGGTGACGCACGTACGGGCGGACTTCGGCGTGGCCGGCCCGTTCCCGCCGGAGCACCGGATGCGGGCCCGCACGCTCGGCGGCGGCGCGCTGCTGGACCTCGGCGTCTACCCGCTGAGCCTGGCCCACCTGGTGCTCGGCGTGCCGCAGCACGTGCAGGCGTGGGCCAAGCTGACCCCGGAGGCGGTGGACGAGAACACCGGCATGGTGCTCGGCTGGGACTCCGGCGCGGTGGCGACGCTCAGCTGCGGCATGGTCGGCGCGACCGAGATCTCCGCGTCGATCACCGGTACGACCGGCCGGATCGACCTGCCCGAGCTGTTCTTCCGGCCCGCGCACGTGGTGCTGCACCGGGCCGGCGCCGAGCCGGAGACGATCCCGGCGGACCTGACCGGCGGCGGTTACCAGTACGAGGCGATCGAGGTGCAGCGCTGCCTGGCGGCCGGGCTGACCGAGAGCCCGCTGGTCCCGCACTCCGCCACGCTCGAGGTGATGGGCCTGATCGACGACATCAAGGCCCGGATCGGCGTCTCCTACGCGTGA
- a CDS encoding NUDIX hydrolase, with translation MTIDGFAAPPALVEHARRFQAEGAVPAVPRVAATVLLLRPAGDGFEVYMIRRVAAMTFGGMYAFPGGGVDRSDSEAHLGWAGPDPAAWGERLRLDPAAAQAVVCAAAREVFEEAGVLLAGPDPDTVVGDVSGDDWETARQDLEGRRVGFADLLAGRGLTLRSDLLLPWSRWITPEFEPRRFDTYFFVALLPEGQRTRDVSGEADHTLWLRPADALARTEAGELTMLPPTMVTLAEVAAAGDLAGVARAAAEREPGTPILPHIDGLDGAEPRFRLS, from the coding sequence ATGACGATCGACGGCTTCGCCGCACCCCCCGCCCTGGTGGAGCACGCCCGCCGGTTCCAGGCCGAGGGCGCCGTACCAGCCGTACCCCGGGTCGCCGCCACCGTGCTGCTGCTCCGCCCGGCCGGCGACGGCTTCGAGGTCTACATGATCCGCCGGGTGGCGGCGATGACGTTCGGCGGCATGTACGCCTTCCCCGGCGGCGGGGTGGACCGCTCCGACTCGGAGGCGCACCTCGGCTGGGCCGGCCCGGACCCGGCGGCGTGGGGTGAGCGCCTCCGGCTCGACCCGGCCGCCGCGCAGGCAGTGGTGTGCGCCGCCGCCCGCGAGGTCTTCGAGGAGGCGGGCGTGCTGCTCGCCGGGCCGGACCCGGACACCGTGGTCGGCGACGTGAGCGGCGACGACTGGGAGACGGCCCGGCAGGATCTGGAGGGACGGCGGGTCGGCTTCGCGGACCTGCTGGCCGGTCGGGGCCTGACGCTCCGGTCCGACCTGCTGCTGCCGTGGAGCCGGTGGATCACCCCGGAGTTCGAGCCGCGCCGCTTCGACACGTACTTCTTCGTGGCCCTGCTGCCCGAGGGGCAGCGGACCCGGGACGTCTCCGGCGAGGCCGACCACACGCTGTGGCTGCGCCCGGCGGACGCCCTGGCCCGGACCGAGGCCGGCGAGCTGACCATGCTGCCGCCCACCATGGTCACGCTCGCCGAGGTCGCCGCCGCGGGCGACCTCGCCGGCGTGGCCCGCGCTGCGGCAGAGCGAGAGCCGGGTACGCCGATCCTGCCCCACATCGACGGCCTGGACGGTGCCGAGCCCCGCTTCCGCCTGAGCTGA
- a CDS encoding DUF47 domain-containing protein, which produces MKFSFRPTEGAFYELFTRAAQNLVKGTELLNELGLPGADVQSISERLTDIEHDSDQITHELYKKINSTFITPFDREDIYRLGSLLDDVMDHLEAVGNLLYLYGLTKLPSLPRELHELVNVLDLQAKLTAEAMPRLKSMKDLEDYWIECNRLENDGDQAYRMLLVRLFSGEYDALTVLKMKEVADELEAACDAFEHVANTVETIAVKES; this is translated from the coding sequence GTGAAGTTTTCCTTCCGTCCCACCGAGGGCGCCTTCTACGAGCTCTTCACCAGGGCCGCGCAGAACCTGGTGAAGGGGACCGAACTGCTCAACGAGCTGGGTCTGCCCGGTGCCGACGTGCAGTCGATCAGCGAGCGGCTGACCGACATCGAGCACGACAGCGACCAGATCACGCACGAGCTGTACAAGAAGATCAACTCCACGTTCATCACGCCGTTCGACCGGGAGGACATCTACCGGCTGGGCTCGCTGCTCGACGACGTGATGGACCACCTGGAGGCGGTCGGCAACCTGCTCTACCTGTACGGCCTGACCAAGCTCCCGTCGCTCCCGCGCGAGCTGCACGAGCTGGTCAACGTGCTCGACCTGCAGGCCAAGCTCACCGCCGAGGCGATGCCCCGGCTGAAGTCGATGAAGGATCTCGAGGACTACTGGATCGAGTGCAACCGGCTCGAGAACGACGGCGACCAGGCGTACCGGATGCTGCTGGTCCGCCTCTTCTCCGGTGAGTACGACGCACTCACGGTGCTGAAGATGAAGGAGGTGGCCGACGAGCTGGAGGCCGCCTGCGACGCCTTCGAGCACGTCGCCAACACCGTCGAGACCATCGCGGTCAAGGAGTCCTGA
- the pstB gene encoding phosphate ABC transporter ATP-binding protein PstB, which produces MAKRIEATNVTAYYGGFKAIENINLTVEPKTVTALIGPSGCGKSTFLRSINRMHEVLPGARVEGSLTIDDQDIYDRDVDVTAVRRMIGMVFQRPNPFPTMSIFENVVAGLRLNGVRRKSILEEAAERALRSANLWDEVKDRLAKPGAGLSGGQQQRLCIARTIAVEPQVVLMDEPCSALDPISTLAIEDLMFQLKDKFTIIIVTHNMQQAARVSDRTAFFSIEKTGDPGRLIEYDNTQKIFSNPSQKKTEDYITGRFG; this is translated from the coding sequence ATGGCCAAGCGCATCGAAGCCACGAACGTGACCGCCTACTACGGCGGGTTCAAGGCGATCGAGAACATCAACCTGACCGTCGAGCCGAAGACCGTCACCGCCCTGATCGGGCCGTCCGGCTGCGGCAAGTCCACGTTCCTGCGGTCGATCAACCGGATGCACGAGGTGCTGCCCGGCGCCCGGGTCGAGGGCAGCCTCACCATCGACGACCAGGACATCTACGACCGCGACGTGGACGTCACGGCGGTCCGCCGGATGATCGGCATGGTCTTCCAGCGGCCGAACCCGTTCCCCACCATGAGCATCTTCGAGAACGTGGTGGCGGGCCTGCGGCTCAACGGCGTGCGGCGCAAGTCGATCCTGGAGGAGGCGGCCGAGCGGGCGCTCCGCTCGGCGAACCTGTGGGACGAGGTGAAGGACCGCCTCGCCAAGCCCGGCGCGGGCCTGTCCGGCGGTCAGCAGCAGCGGCTCTGCATCGCCCGCACCATCGCTGTCGAGCCGCAGGTGGTGCTGATGGACGAGCCCTGCTCGGCGCTGGACCCGATCTCCACGCTGGCCATCGAGGACCTGATGTTCCAGCTCAAGGACAAGTTCACCATCATCATCGTCACGCACAACATGCAGCAGGCCGCGCGGGTGTCGGACCGGACCGCCTTCTTCTCGATCGAGAAGACCGGCGACCCGGGGCGCCTGATCGAGTACGACAACACCCAGAAGATCTTCAGCAACCCGAGCCAGAAGAAGACCGAGGACTACATCACCGGCCGCTTCGGCTGA
- a CDS encoding PPK2 family polyphosphate kinase: MSEVVGPDGGPMRELLRVGPGTVDLAAVDPRSTPGLPVAAGHGPARKEWARAQVELIGAELGRQQEMLYASAQGAAGPGSATSAPAQADAGLDGDRPRRVLLVLQAMDCGGKDGTVKRVAGAMNPLGLHIRSFGPPTEEELRHDFLWRVRRALPPPGYVGVFNRSHYEDVLIARVEGLVDEATWRSRYAIINDFERELTEQAVTVVKVMLHISYAEQGERLMERLTDPTKFWKFNPSDLDTRARWGDYQDAYAEALERCGTDAAPWFVVPADRKWYRDWAVAHLLRETFGGLDLGYPPADFDVERERDRLRSQRRP, translated from the coding sequence ATGAGTGAGGTGGTGGGGCCCGACGGCGGGCCTATGCGGGAACTGCTTCGGGTGGGGCCGGGCACTGTCGATCTGGCGGCTGTCGATCCCCGGTCGACGCCGGGGCTTCCGGTGGCGGCCGGGCACGGGCCGGCGCGCAAGGAGTGGGCGCGGGCCCAGGTCGAGCTGATCGGCGCGGAACTGGGGCGGCAGCAGGAGATGCTGTACGCCTCCGCGCAGGGCGCCGCCGGGCCGGGCAGCGCCACCAGCGCGCCGGCGCAGGCGGACGCCGGGCTGGACGGCGACCGGCCGCGCCGGGTGCTGCTGGTGCTCCAGGCGATGGACTGCGGTGGCAAGGACGGCACGGTCAAGCGGGTGGCGGGCGCGATGAACCCGCTCGGGTTGCACATCCGCTCGTTCGGGCCGCCGACCGAGGAGGAGTTGCGGCACGACTTCCTGTGGCGGGTACGCCGGGCGCTGCCGCCACCCGGGTACGTGGGCGTGTTCAACCGCTCCCACTACGAGGACGTGCTCATCGCCCGGGTCGAAGGGCTGGTCGACGAGGCGACCTGGCGGTCCCGGTACGCGATCATCAACGATTTCGAGCGGGAACTGACCGAGCAGGCGGTCACAGTGGTGAAGGTCATGCTGCACATCTCGTACGCCGAGCAGGGCGAGCGACTGATGGAGCGGCTCACCGACCCGACGAAGTTCTGGAAGTTCAACCCCAGCGACCTGGACACCCGGGCACGCTGGGGCGACTACCAGGACGCGTACGCCGAGGCTCTGGAGCGTTGCGGCACGGACGCCGCGCCCTGGTTCGTGGTGCCGGCGGACCGCAAGTGGTATCGGGACTGGGCGGTCGCCCACCTGCTGCGGGAGACGTTCGGCGGGTTGGATCTGGGGTATCCGCCTGCCGATTTCGACGTCGAACGGGAGCGTGACCGGTTACGGAGCCAGCGCCGTCCGTGA
- a CDS encoding DinB family protein has translation MIDDFAKQYLHNDLRQIREAMLWKLDGLSEYDVRRPLTASGTNLLGLVKHLSFGEARYFGEVFGRPFPEPLPRWDDPDPDGTDMWATEHETREEVIGRYRRAAEHADATIDALAVDAPGHVPWWPRPDVKLFNILVHVVAETNRHAGHADILREQLDGSTGAWAEYAHLEPDQPTLTARRAMIERAARAAADARG, from the coding sequence ATGATCGACGACTTCGCGAAGCAGTATCTGCACAACGACCTGCGCCAGATCCGCGAGGCGATGCTGTGGAAGCTCGACGGGCTGTCCGAGTACGACGTGCGCCGTCCCCTGACCGCGTCCGGCACCAACCTGCTCGGCCTGGTCAAGCACCTGTCCTTCGGGGAGGCCCGGTACTTCGGCGAGGTGTTCGGCAGGCCGTTCCCGGAGCCGCTGCCCCGGTGGGACGACCCGGATCCGGACGGCACCGACATGTGGGCGACCGAGCACGAGACCCGCGAGGAGGTGATCGGCCGCTACCGGCGGGCGGCCGAGCACGCGGACGCGACGATCGACGCCCTCGCCGTCGACGCTCCCGGCCACGTGCCGTGGTGGCCCCGCCCGGACGTCAAGTTGTTCAACATCCTGGTCCACGTGGTGGCCGAGACCAATCGGCACGCGGGGCACGCCGACATCCTGCGCGAGCAGCTCGACGGCTCGACCGGAGCATGGGCAGAGTACGCGCACCTGGAACCCGACCAGCCGACGCTGACGGCACGTCGGGCGATGATCGAACGGGCCGCCCGGGCCGCCGCCGACGCCCGCGGCTGA
- the pstS gene encoding phosphate ABC transporter substrate-binding protein PstS: MKLQRHGAIACLALTAVLGLSACGSDNNEPAGASASGSAAAVDCATGTLNAQGSSAQKNAMAEWIKAYQQKCAGTTINYEPSGSGAGIQAFIAGTADFAGSDSALKPEEQPQADAKCTGGQALNLPMVIGPVAVVYNVSGADNLQFSPATLAKIFAGKVTKWDDAAIKADNPDAKLPSTAIQAVHRSDESGTTDNFTKYLSKTAEADWTLGNSKAWKAPGGVGAAKSDGVASKVKSTDGTISYVEWSYAENSDLKMAKIKNGNGEFVELTGDSAGKTIAGAKFEGQGNDLKMSIDYNTKEAGAYPIVLATYEIVCSKGLAADKLPLVKGLLGHAASAEGQKELVELGYAPLPETVRTKVEAAVKSLS, encoded by the coding sequence GTGAAGCTCCAGCGGCACGGCGCCATCGCCTGTCTCGCTCTTACCGCGGTTCTCGGTCTCAGCGCCTGCGGCTCGGACAACAACGAGCCGGCCGGTGCCTCCGCCTCCGGTTCCGCCGCCGCGGTGGACTGCGCGACGGGCACGCTGAACGCGCAGGGCTCCTCCGCCCAGAAGAACGCCATGGCCGAGTGGATCAAGGCTTACCAGCAGAAGTGCGCCGGCACCACGATCAACTACGAGCCGAGCGGCTCGGGCGCCGGCATCCAGGCCTTCATCGCCGGCACCGCCGACTTCGCCGGCTCGGACTCCGCCCTCAAGCCGGAGGAGCAGCCGCAGGCCGACGCCAAGTGCACCGGCGGCCAGGCGCTCAACCTGCCGATGGTCATCGGCCCGGTCGCCGTCGTCTACAACGTCAGCGGCGCGGACAACCTCCAGTTCAGCCCGGCCACCCTGGCGAAGATCTTCGCCGGCAAGGTGACCAAGTGGGACGACGCGGCGATCAAGGCCGACAACCCGGACGCCAAGCTGCCGTCGACCGCGATCCAGGCGGTGCACCGCTCGGACGAGTCGGGCACCACCGACAACTTCACCAAGTACCTCTCCAAGACCGCCGAGGCGGACTGGACGCTCGGTAACTCCAAGGCGTGGAAGGCCCCGGGCGGCGTCGGCGCGGCCAAGTCCGACGGTGTGGCCAGCAAGGTCAAGAGCACCGACGGCACCATCAGCTACGTCGAGTGGTCGTACGCCGAGAACTCCGACCTGAAGATGGCGAAGATCAAGAACGGCAACGGCGAGTTCGTCGAGCTGACCGGCGACTCGGCCGGCAAGACCATCGCGGGCGCCAAGTTCGAGGGTCAGGGCAACGACCTGAAGATGTCGATCGACTACAACACCAAGGAGGCCGGGGCGTACCCGATCGTCCTGGCGACCTACGAGATCGTCTGCAGCAAGGGCCTCGCCGCCGACAAGCTGCCGCTGGTCAAGGGCCTGCTCGGCCACGCCGCCAGCGCCGAGGGGCAGAAGGAGCTCGTCGAGCTGGGCTACGCGCCGCTGCCCGAGACCGTCCGCACCAAGGTCGAGGCCGCGGTCAAGAGCCTCTCCTGA
- a CDS encoding inorganic phosphate transporter, whose product MTPELIAVLAVIAVAMAFDYTNGFHDAANAIATSISTRALTPRIALALAAVGNFVGAHFGAGVAKTVGDGLVTLPTGVESLGVVFAGVLGAIIWNLITWYFGLPSSSSHALFGGLVGATLFAADGIVQWGTIIEKVLIPMVLSPVVGLILGFLMMLAIMWLFRKGQPGKLSRGFRWAQTASAAAMSVGHGMQDAAKTMGIIVLALYTGGFQESKTHIPGWVFWTSAAMLAAGTYAGGWRIIRTLGRKIIDLGPAEGFAAETVASAVLYFNALVLKAPISTTHTITSAIMGVGATKRLSAVRWNVAGNIVIAWIITFPAAAAIACLAYLLVRPLF is encoded by the coding sequence GTGACACCCGAACTCATCGCCGTGCTGGCGGTGATCGCGGTCGCCATGGCGTTCGACTACACGAACGGCTTCCATGACGCGGCCAACGCGATCGCCACCAGCATCTCGACCCGGGCGCTGACCCCCCGGATCGCGCTCGCGCTGGCCGCCGTCGGCAACTTCGTCGGTGCGCACTTCGGCGCCGGGGTGGCCAAGACGGTCGGCGACGGGCTGGTGACGTTGCCGACCGGGGTGGAGAGCCTCGGCGTGGTCTTCGCCGGCGTGCTCGGCGCGATCATCTGGAACCTGATCACCTGGTACTTCGGCCTGCCGTCCTCGTCCTCGCACGCCCTCTTCGGCGGCCTGGTCGGCGCCACCCTGTTCGCCGCCGACGGCATCGTCCAGTGGGGCACCATCATCGAGAAGGTCCTCATCCCGATGGTGCTCTCGCCGGTGGTCGGCCTGATCCTCGGCTTCCTGATGATGCTGGCGATCATGTGGCTGTTCCGGAAGGGCCAGCCCGGCAAGCTCAGCCGTGGCTTCCGGTGGGCGCAGACCGCGTCCGCCGCCGCCATGTCGGTCGGCCACGGCATGCAGGACGCCGCCAAGACCATGGGCATCATCGTGCTCGCGCTCTACACCGGCGGTTTCCAGGAGAGCAAGACGCACATCCCGGGCTGGGTCTTCTGGACCTCCGCCGCGATGCTGGCCGCCGGCACGTACGCGGGCGGCTGGCGGATCATCCGGACGCTCGGCCGGAAGATCATCGACCTCGGCCCGGCCGAGGGCTTCGCAGCCGAGACCGTGGCCAGCGCGGTGCTCTACTTCAACGCGCTGGTGCTGAAGGCGCCGATCTCCACCACGCACACGATCACCTCGGCGATCATGGGTGTGGGCGCGACGAAACGGCTCTCCGCGGTGCGCTGGAACGTGGCGGGCAACATCGTGATCGCCTGGATCATCACGTTCCCGGCCGCCGCCGCGATCGCCTGCCTCGCGTACCTGCTGGTCCGGCCCTTGTTCTGA